The following coding sequences lie in one Arachis ipaensis cultivar K30076 chromosome B03, Araip1.1, whole genome shotgun sequence genomic window:
- the LOC107628812 gene encoding auxin-induced protein 15A-like — protein MGFRLPVIRRTSSFSASQAASKSVEVPKGHLAVYVGEKQKRFVIPVSYLNQPSIQDLLSQAEEEFGYDHPMGGLTIPCSEDVFQQITSRLN, from the coding sequence ATGGGTTTCCGTTTACCTGTTATTCGAAGGACATCATCATTCTCAGCTAGCCAAGCAGCTTCTAAATCTGTGGAAGTCCCAAAGGGGCATCTAGCAGTGTATGTCGGAGAGAAACAGAAGCGGTTTGTGATCCCCGTTTCATACTTGAACCAACCTTCAATCCAAGACTTGTTGAGCCAAGCTGAGGAAGAGTTCGGATATGATCATCCTATGGGAGGTCTAACAATTCCTTGCAGTGAAGATGTCTTCCAACAAATCACTTCTCGCTTGAATTGA